A region of Culicoides brevitarsis isolate CSIRO-B50_1 chromosome 1, AGI_CSIRO_Cbre_v1, whole genome shotgun sequence DNA encodes the following proteins:
- the LOC134837424 gene encoding LOW QUALITY PROTEIN: uncharacterized protein LOC134837424 (The sequence of the model RefSeq protein was modified relative to this genomic sequence to represent the inferred CDS: deleted 2 bases in 1 codon) has product MEAGIQVLQNTSVSDNEAKSADIDSPSYGATTDSGVETMSCELNESMVSSGCFEADTFLSASTTVLPDLLIPASEQLQTRKDSANGNSEVTEEKIPDEMISSVHSTFDNEIVYRRRRQKTPTKKAPKKRVSFHEDILNNKKTDNIRIEHGFVAYKGGFSKKQLMLKNHSRYSWCSEYGSGQTEIDDEDDDSDGVQPIYRNACSDVLDFGKTEVFDTEEEKLNAMKYNANSGVFEYHSNHQKSRNPKKNQLYKCDCSSSNSSLSDASTDSDPNANGNNQKRNYAQAKSNSCECIGSNQRNNNVISDNCYYSEPNIMDEYNQNERQPRHSWSKEKKPKSSCLKKTKYNSGVMPEYNLNRKMQKFNVHHLTTDVTSQILDNSKTLIGSLKDIFGISLPERGVPEGSEDLQTVECVPCETPEDNFQVIQKPKPFLSKSLDGVNRKNATKYVHNVDEQLRGKNDEDLYAPTRKNSVKEDDDDETICEQNPEPYRNKYIINCESTVFEHTGVSFVYDQQQALGLTPAEEQKPASTLQKLTSIFKSGRFSNSNSTATSPTGSETEKIVGKASITTPTDQKGTNPTMESSMTSSCSALSEAASTSTNTTTTKDTSQAENPVKYPTATRTVTSPKRHGRHIASPLHQKTQTIARVMSPDLFNPGNSRNSMIPDDFDDILTITTTTSDQTDKIDDMVIVDYPTAAQEKAEMQYLRPVSSSSSKSSLINRFLRNVTQKKILEATIKKNSFFQTKLNSERKLFGNLYVKPVKACSKALIEDMNAEIAMEIEENVNEHKRLSTVMSPDEVVEAGQFEGGVGELSIELFNAKSLTNILRNDKETLMKAFKLYTGYSREGYLTPVLVFLTDKTLYVTISQRNRLTNKFVLPYAELDCILMGPFGNTVLLSNSNRDMQQVLLAGGPYPADGLVASLELCARKGGSTLPAIGQLTLEHLAPLQAFVRDNSSVAKSDTFKYYSVVNVPAGSLSDEKEPLGPYLKGFLMHRTISHSGSMAQWSVGYFLLKAGVLYLFSDSNQKLPTWAVCAKECQGARRALNTGRPHTFELLLRTGSLQLAAPDEYVASEWLQALVQAASGLFEMQDRHKSLGCTLIMTNNHLITLREDFSSPLRRNSNTISPSSTALSPPLKENVDPNLAKKLQQAATARLTFDDCHSEISSIRSTPSRNFSDRKSNHSNISTPTKQSSIGKSTSTMMFCGDDSKSHTNMTSFYGKNSGVEILTCAAIDDMVSIKVPSDSNELWAIVEFSCQEVRENSDDLVLFFSTHSESTRFITLLKSLWQEKTTEPFPVCILPEDDPLADHCAHLFRDINKSWELLVAAALGYPY; this is encoded by the exons atgGAAGCAG GCATTCAAGTGCTTCAAAACACCTCCGTTTCCGATAACGAAGCAAAATCAGCGGATATCGATTCGCCCAGTTATGGCGCAACGACAGATTCGGGCGTCGAAACGATGAGTTGCGAGTTGAATGAATCGATGGTCAGCAGCGGATGTTTCGAAGCAGATACTTTTTTGAGTGCTTCGACGACTGTCTTGCCGGATTTGTTGATTCCTGCGTCGGAACAGCTTCAAACGAGGAAAGATTCGGCAAATGGCAATTCGGAAGTGACTGAGGAGAAGATTCCCGATGAGATGATTAGTTCGGTGCACTCAACTTTTGACAATGAAATCGTGTATCGACGTCGACGGCAAAAGACTCCGACGAAAAAAGCCCCGAAAAAGCGAGTTTCGTTCCACgaagacattttaaataacaaaaaaacggATAATATTCGAATTGAACACGGATTTGTCGCCTATAAAGGCGGATTTTCGAAGAAACAATTGATGCTGAAGAATCATTCGCGTTATTCTTGGTGCTCCGAATACGGCAGCGGCCAAACTGAGATCGATGACGAAGATGACGACTCGGATGGCGTGCAGCCAATTTACAGAAATGCCTGTTCTGACGTCTTGGATTTCGGAAAAACGGAAGTTTTTGACACGGAAGAGGAAAAACTCAACGCCATGAAGTACAATGCTAACTCGGGCGTCTTTGAATATCACAGTAATCACCAAAAATCCCGAAAtccgaagaaaaatcaactttacaAATGCGATTGTAGCAGTTCCAATTCGAGTTTGAGCGATGCAAGTACCGATTCGGACCCAAATGCGAACggaaacaatcaaaaaaggAATTATGCGCAGGCAAAATCGAATTCTTGCGAGTGCATTGGCTCAAATCAGCGGAATAATAACGTCATTAGCGACAATTGTTACTATTCGGAGCCGAATATCATGGATGAGTACAATCAGAATGAACGACAACCGCGACATTCGTGGAGCAAAGAGAAGAAACCCAAAAGTAGCTGtttgaaaaagacaaaatataaTTCGGGAGTCATGCCAGAGTATAATTTGAACAGGAAAATGCAGAAATTTAATGTGCATCACTTGACGACAGATGTTACGAGTCAAATTTTGGACAATAGTAAGACACTGATAGGATCGTTGAAGGATATTTTTGGGATTTCTTTGCCGGAACGTGGCGTTCCTGAAGGATCTGAGGATTTGCAAACTGTTGAATGTGTTCCTTGTGAGACGCCCGAAGATAATTTTCag gtCATTCAAAAACCCAAACCCTTCTTGTCGAAAAGCTTGGATGGCGTAAATCGTAAAAATGCCACAAAATACGTTCACAACGTCGACGAACAACTTCGCGGCAAAAACGACGAAGACTTGTACGCTCCAACGCGGAAAAATAGCGTgaaagaagacgacgacgacgaaaccaTTTGCGAGCAAAATCCCGAACCATATCGTAACAAGTACATAATCAACTGCGAATCGACTGTTTTTGAGCACACGGGCGTCTCTTTTGTCTACGATCAGCAACAAGCGCTCGGCTTAACGCCCGCCGAGGAACAAAAACCCGCATcaactttacaaaaattaacaagtatCTTCAAATCTGGTCGTTTTTCGAACTCAAACTCAACGGCGACATCGCCAACGGGCTCTGAAACGGAAAAAATCGTTGGAAAAGCTTCGATAACAACGCCAACAGATCAAAAAGGCACAAATCCCACAATGGAATCAAGCATGACGTCATCTTGCAGTGCATTATCTGAAGCTGCGTCGACTTCTACCAACACAACAACTACCAAAGACACTTCTCAAGCCGAAAATCCCGTGAAATATCCCACAGCAACACGAACTGTAACATCTCCGAAGCGTCATGGGCGTCACATTGCTTCGCCGTTGCATCAAAAAACCCAAACAATTGCTCGGGTAATGTCTCCAGACCTTTTTAATCCCGGAAATTCGAGAAATTCGATGATCCCTGACGACTTTGATGACATTCTGAcgattacaacaacaacttccGATCAAACCGACAAAATTGACGACATGGTAATCGTCGATTATCCCACAGCAGCACAGGAAAAAGCTGAAATGCAGTATTTGAGACCTGTTTCGAGCAGTTCAAGCAAGTCTTCGTTGATAAATCGGTTCTTGAGGAACGTTACTCAGAAGAAAATTCTCGAAGCTACCATCAAAAAGAACTCATTTTTCCAAACAAAGCTCAATAGTGAACGAAAATTGTTCGGAAATTTGTATGTAAAGCCCGTCAAAGCTTGTAGTAAGGCTCTGATCGAAGACATGAATGCCGAAATCGCCATGGAAATCGaagaaaatgtgaatgaaCATAAGAGATTATCAACAGTGATGAGTCCCGATGAAGTTGTCGAAGCCGGGCAATTCGAAGGAGGCGTCGGCGAACTCTCAATTGAGCTTTTCAACGCAAAATCCTTGACCAACATCCTCCGAAATGACAAAGAAACGCTCATGAAAGCCTTCAAGCTGTACACCGGATACAGTCGAGAGGGATATTTAACTCCCGTGCTCGTGTTTTTGACCGACAAAACACTTTACGTGACAATTTCGCAACGAAATCGACtcacaaataaatttgtctTGCCCTATGCTGAGCTCGATTGCATCCTCATGGGTCCTTTTGGCAACACAGTCCTCTTGAGCAACAGTAATCGCGATATGCAACAAGTTTTATTGGCTGGCGGACCCTATCCAGCTGACGGATTAGTCGCTAGTTTGGAGCTTTGTGCGAGAAAAGGCGGATCAACGTTGCCCGCAATTGGACAGCTGACGTTGGAGCATCTTGCGCCGTTGCAAGCTTTTGTCAGGGATAATTCTTCGGTTGCGAAAAGTGATACGTTCAAGTATTATTCGGTAGTTAATGTGCCGGCGGGAAGTTTATCGGATGAAAAGGAGCCATTGGGACCGTATTTGAAGGGATTTTTGATGCACAGAACGATTTCGCATTCGGGTTCGATGGCGCAATGGAGTGTCGGGTACTTTTTGTTGAA ggCTGGAGTGTTATATTTGTTCAGTGATTCAAATCAAAAGTTACCAACGTGGGCTGTTTGTGCGAAAG aatgtCAAGGAGCTCGTCGTGCTCTCAACACAGGTCGCCCTCACACATTCGAATTACTTCTTCGCACAGGTTCACTTCAACTTGCCGCTCCCGACGAATATGTCGCCTCAGAATGGCTTCAAGCACTCGTTCAAGCAGCTAGCGGACTCTTTGAGATGCAAGATCGTCACAAATCTCTCGGATGCACACTCATCATGACAAATAATCACCTCATTACCTTACGCGAAGACTTTTCGTCGCCATTGCGTCGTAACAGCAACACAATTTCCCCGTCATCCACAGCTCTTTCGCCTCCCTTGAAGGAAAATGTCGATCCGAATCTCGcgaaaaaattgcaacaagCGGCAACAGCGAGATTGACTTTTGACGATTGTCACAGCGAAATTAGCTCGATTCGGTCGACGCCAAGTCGAAATTTCTCGGATCGCAAGTCAAATCACTCGAATATCAGTACGCCGACGAAGCAAAGTAGCATTGGGAAGTCGACGTCGACGATGATGTTC TGCGGGGATGATAGTAAAAGTCACACGAACATGACGAGTTTTTACGGGAAAAATTCTGGCGTTGAAATTTTGACGTGTGCAGCGATTGATGACATGGTTTCCATCAAAGTTCCTTCAGATTCGAATGAATTATGGGCAATTGTG GAATTCTCTTGTCAAGAAGTTCGTGAAAATTCGGATGActtggttttatttttctcaactcACTCCGAGTCAACACGTTTCATTACTTTACTCAAATCCTTGTGGCAGGAAAAGACG acggAACCATTCCCTGTTTGCATCTTGCCTGAAGACGATCCCCTTGCCGATCACTGTGCGCATCTTTTCCGTGACATCAACAAATCGTGGGAGCTTTTAGTTGCAGCTGCACTCGGATATCCTtattaa